A genomic segment from Streptomyces antibioticus encodes:
- a CDS encoding zinc ribbon domain-containing protein produces MNAEPADQIRLLDVQALDVRLQQLAHRRRSLPEHAEIEALTKDLTQLRDLLVAAQTEESDTAREQTKAEQDVDQVRQRAARDQQRLDSGAVTSPKDLENLQKEIVSLAKRQGDLEDVVLEVMERRESAQERVAELTERVGAVQGKIDDATARRDASFEEIDGEAATVTKEREVVAGSVPADLLKLYDKLREQQGGIGAAKLYARTCQGCRQELAITELNEIRQAARDTVVRCENCRRILVRTSESGL; encoded by the coding sequence CTGAACGCCGAGCCTGCCGACCAGATCCGACTCCTCGACGTCCAGGCCCTCGACGTCCGGCTCCAGCAGCTCGCGCACCGGCGCAGGTCGCTGCCCGAGCACGCCGAGATCGAGGCGCTGACCAAGGATCTGACCCAACTGCGCGACCTCCTCGTCGCCGCCCAGACCGAGGAGAGCGACACCGCCCGCGAGCAGACCAAGGCCGAGCAGGACGTGGACCAGGTGCGCCAGCGTGCCGCCCGCGACCAGCAGCGCCTGGACTCCGGTGCCGTCACCTCCCCCAAGGACCTGGAGAACCTCCAGAAGGAGATCGTCTCCCTCGCCAAGCGCCAGGGCGACCTGGAGGACGTCGTCCTGGAGGTCATGGAGCGCCGCGAGTCCGCGCAGGAGCGCGTCGCCGAGCTGACCGAGCGGGTCGGCGCCGTCCAGGGCAAGATCGACGACGCCACCGCCCGCCGTGACGCCTCCTTCGAGGAGATCGACGGCGAGGCCGCCACCGTCACCAAGGAGCGCGAGGTCGTCGCCGGGTCCGTCCCGGCCGACCTGCTCAAGCTCTACGACAAGCTGCGCGAGCAGCAGGGCGGCATCGGCGCGGCCAAGCTGTACGCCCGTACCTGCCAGGGCTGCCGCCAGGAGCTGGCGATCACCGAGCTGAACGAGATCCGCCAGGCCGCGCGCGACACCGTCGTACGGTGCGAGAACTGCCGCCGGATCCTGGTGCGTACGTCGGAATCCGGTC
- a CDS encoding Zn-dependent alcohol dehydrogenase gives MRAAVLHEIGQDKLEVLDDVEAVGFGPGRVRVRIRATGLCHSDLSAMGGVLPQPAPFVPGHEGAGEILEVGEGVTRVKPGDRVVVCWLPACGACPACRRGQTELCLAGFMNAGTPNFRRPGGDVFGFAGTGTFAEEVVVDAGCAVPIPDDVPFDIAALIGCGVTTGLGAALNTADVEAGSSVAVIGCGGVGISAIQGARLKGAAEIVAVDPVASRREAALGFGATRAVSPDQLPDAKQQITGGEGFDYVFEVVGRSATARTAYDTTRRGGTLVVVGAGAMDDHLQLNMFELFFDEKRILPSMYGGGDVLRSYERTIALWRAGRIDLEGLITHRVPLAEINEALDQMRTGTALRTCIEI, from the coding sequence ATGCGCGCAGCCGTACTGCACGAGATCGGCCAGGACAAACTGGAGGTCCTCGACGACGTCGAGGCGGTCGGCTTCGGTCCGGGCCGGGTCAGGGTCCGGATCCGGGCCACCGGCCTGTGTCACTCGGACCTGTCGGCGATGGGCGGCGTGCTGCCGCAGCCCGCGCCCTTCGTGCCGGGCCACGAGGGCGCCGGCGAGATCCTGGAGGTCGGCGAGGGTGTCACCCGGGTGAAGCCGGGCGACCGGGTCGTCGTCTGCTGGCTGCCCGCCTGCGGCGCGTGTCCCGCCTGCCGGCGCGGCCAGACCGAACTGTGCCTGGCCGGGTTCATGAACGCGGGCACCCCCAACTTCCGCCGCCCCGGCGGCGATGTGTTCGGCTTCGCCGGGACCGGCACCTTCGCCGAGGAGGTCGTGGTCGACGCGGGCTGCGCCGTCCCGATCCCCGACGACGTGCCCTTCGACATCGCCGCGCTGATCGGCTGCGGGGTGACGACCGGCCTCGGCGCCGCGCTCAACACCGCCGACGTGGAAGCGGGTTCGTCGGTCGCCGTCATCGGCTGCGGCGGGGTCGGTATCTCCGCGATCCAGGGCGCGCGGCTCAAGGGCGCCGCCGAGATCGTCGCCGTCGACCCGGTCGCCTCCCGCCGCGAGGCCGCGCTCGGCTTCGGCGCCACGCGGGCCGTCTCGCCCGACCAACTGCCCGACGCCAAGCAGCAGATCACCGGTGGCGAGGGCTTCGACTACGTCTTCGAGGTCGTCGGCCGCTCCGCCACCGCCCGCACCGCCTACGACACCACTCGGCGCGGCGGCACCCTGGTCGTCGTCGGCGCGGGCGCCATGGACGATCACCTCCAACTCAACATGTTCGAGCTGTTCTTCGACGAGAAGCGGATCCTGCCCTCGATGTACGGCGGCGGTGACGTCCTGCGTTCCTACGAGCGGACCATCGCCCTGTGGCGGGCGGGCCGGATCGATCTGGAGGGCCTGATCACGCACCGGGTGCCGCTCGCCGAGATCAACGAGGCGCTGGACCAGATGCGCACCGGGACCGCGCTGCGGACCTGCATCGAGATCTGA
- a CDS encoding response regulator transcription factor: protein MPGDHRPAKSIRVLLAEDQGMMRGALALLLGMEPDIEVVAQVGTGDEIVDAALLHRPDVALLDIELPGISGLEAAAELRDQAPDCRVLILTTFGRPGYLRRAMEAGAAGFLVKDGPVEELAAAIRKVLTGETVVDPALAAAALGAGPNPLTARERDVLKASVDGATVADIAGRLHLSESTVRNYLSSAIGKTATRNRMEAMREARRQGWL from the coding sequence ATGCCCGGTGATCACCGGCCCGCCAAGTCCATCAGGGTGCTGCTGGCGGAGGACCAGGGGATGATGCGCGGCGCGCTGGCCCTGCTGCTCGGGATGGAGCCGGACATCGAGGTCGTCGCCCAGGTGGGCACCGGGGACGAGATCGTGGACGCGGCCCTGCTCCACCGCCCCGACGTCGCCCTCCTCGACATCGAACTGCCCGGCATCAGCGGCCTGGAGGCCGCCGCCGAGCTGCGCGACCAGGCGCCCGACTGCCGGGTGCTGATCCTGACCACCTTCGGCCGGCCCGGCTATCTGCGGCGGGCCATGGAGGCGGGGGCAGCCGGTTTCCTGGTGAAGGACGGTCCCGTGGAGGAGCTGGCGGCGGCGATCCGCAAGGTGCTGACGGGCGAGACGGTCGTCGATCCGGCGCTCGCCGCGGCCGCCCTCGGCGCGGGCCCGAACCCGCTCACCGCCCGCGAGCGGGACGTGCTGAAGGCGTCGGTGGACGGCGCGACGGTCGCGGACATCGCCGGACGGCTGCACCTGTCCGAGTCCACGGTCCGTAACTACCTCTCGTCCGCCATCGGCAAAACGGCCACCCGCAACCGTATGGAGGCGATGCGGGAGGCCCGCCGTCAGGGCTGGCTGTAG
- a CDS encoding Nif3-like dinuclear metal center hexameric protein: protein MPRLSEVIAALENLWPPERAEAWDAVGTVVGEPDQDVTRVLFAVDPVQEIVDEAVRLGADLLVTHHPLYLRGTTTVAASTFKGRVVHTLIKNDIALHVAHTNADTADPGVSDALAGALDLRVVGPLVPDPSDPDGRRGLGRICELDHPLTVRELAARAAERLPATAQGIRVAGDPDALVRTVAVSGGSGDSLFDRVRAAGVDAFLTADLRHHPVSEARAHSPLALLDAAHWATEWPWCELAASQLDEISDRNGWGLRVHVSRTVTDPWTAHAASVTTSSTVATATTTAQGAPN, encoded by the coding sequence GTGCCCCGTCTGTCTGAAGTCATCGCCGCGCTCGAGAACCTGTGGCCCCCCGAGCGGGCCGAGGCATGGGACGCGGTCGGAACCGTCGTGGGGGAGCCGGACCAGGACGTTACCCGGGTGCTGTTCGCCGTGGACCCGGTCCAGGAGATCGTCGACGAGGCCGTACGGCTCGGCGCCGACCTGCTGGTCACCCACCACCCGCTGTATCTGCGCGGGACCACGACCGTCGCGGCCTCCACCTTCAAGGGCCGCGTGGTGCACACCCTCATCAAGAACGACATCGCGCTCCACGTCGCCCACACCAACGCCGACACCGCCGACCCGGGCGTGAGTGACGCCCTCGCCGGCGCCCTCGACCTGCGCGTCGTGGGCCCCCTGGTGCCCGACCCGAGCGACCCCGACGGCCGCCGCGGCCTCGGCCGGATCTGCGAGCTGGACCATCCGCTCACCGTCCGCGAGCTGGCCGCCCGCGCCGCCGAACGGCTGCCCGCCACCGCCCAGGGCATCCGCGTGGCCGGCGACCCGGACGCACTCGTACGGACCGTCGCCGTCAGCGGCGGCTCCGGCGACAGCCTCTTCGACCGGGTCCGCGCGGCCGGTGTCGACGCCTTCCTCACCGCGGACCTGCGGCACCACCCGGTGTCCGAGGCCCGCGCCCACAGTCCTCTCGCGCTGCTCGACGCGGCGCACTGGGCCACCGAATGGCCCTGGTGCGAGCTGGCCGCCAGCCAGCTCGACGAGATCTCCGACCGCAACGGATGGGGCCTCAGGGTCCACGTCTCGCGCACGGTCACCGACCCCTGGACCGCCCACGCGGCGTCCGTCACCACCTCAAGCACCGTGGCCACCGCCACGACTACCGCTCAGGGAGCCCCCAACTGA
- a CDS encoding 3-oxoacyl-ACP reductase, whose product MALPSEEPTEGSTERPTEEPTERPHKRLNEAPLAGRCAVVTGAGRGLGRAEALELARLGAAVVVNDYGRPGRDGSGESSAGPAETVAEEIRAAGGTALVHSGDVSDFREARELVGLAIDTFGTLDVVVNNAGILRDRMVFSMAEEEWDAVIRVHLKGHFNLTRFAAAHWRERSKAAGGPVYGRIVNTSSEAFLAGSAGQPNYAAAKGGIVGLTTSTALALARYGVTVNAICPRARTRMTEDVFAGVGPPAEGLDPLAPEHVAPLVGYLASPAAARINGQVLVVHGGMVAVVERPRVRAQFDCKGDVFGFEELDATLGAHFAERPDGETFAAAEVLGLRRGVG is encoded by the coding sequence ATGGCACTCCCGTCCGAGGAACCGACCGAGGGATCGACCGAGAGACCGACCGAGGAACCGACCGAGAGACCGCACAAAAGGCTGAACGAGGCGCCGCTCGCGGGGCGTTGTGCCGTCGTCACCGGGGCCGGGCGCGGCCTCGGCCGGGCGGAGGCGCTGGAACTGGCCCGGCTGGGCGCGGCCGTCGTCGTCAACGACTACGGGCGGCCCGGCCGTGACGGCTCCGGCGAGTCGTCCGCCGGGCCCGCCGAGACGGTCGCCGAGGAGATCCGGGCCGCCGGCGGCACCGCGCTCGTCCACAGCGGGGACGTGTCCGACTTCCGCGAGGCCCGTGAGCTGGTCGGCCTGGCGATCGACACGTTCGGGACGCTGGACGTCGTCGTCAACAACGCGGGCATCCTGCGCGACCGGATGGTCTTCTCCATGGCGGAGGAGGAGTGGGACGCGGTGATCCGGGTTCATCTCAAGGGCCATTTCAATCTCACCCGGTTCGCCGCCGCGCACTGGCGGGAGCGGTCCAAGGCGGCGGGCGGGCCGGTGTACGGGCGGATCGTGAACACGTCCTCGGAGGCGTTCCTCGCGGGGTCGGCCGGACAGCCCAACTACGCCGCCGCCAAAGGGGGGATCGTCGGCCTGACCACCTCCACGGCGCTCGCGCTCGCCCGGTACGGCGTCACCGTCAACGCGATCTGTCCGCGCGCCCGGACCCGGATGACGGAGGACGTCTTCGCCGGGGTCGGACCGCCCGCCGAGGGGCTCGACCCGCTCGCCCCCGAGCATGTCGCCCCGCTCGTCGGCTACTTGGCGTCACCGGCCGCCGCGCGGATCAACGGGCAGGTGCTCGTGGTGCACGGCGGGATGGTCGCCGTCGTCGAACGGCCGCGGGTGCGGGCCCAGTTCGACTGCAAGGGGGACGTCTTCGGCTTCGAGGAGCTGGACGCGACGCTGGGCGCGCACTTCGCGGAACGGCCGGACGGGGAGACGTTCGCGGCGGCGGAGGTGCTGGGGTTGCGGCGGGGGGTGGGGTGA
- a CDS encoding MaoC/PaaZ C-terminal domain-containing protein, whose amino-acid sequence MPIDAAKALAAEPRTGEISWDHKDVQLYHLGIGAGVPATDPDELRYTLESRLHVLPSFATVAGSGSPGVISGLSMPGVDVDLARVLHGGQRLEIHRPLPVRGRATATGRIAAVYDKGKAAVLVMRTEVADADGPLWTNDAQIFVRGEGGWGGDRGPSARLEPPVGAPDKVVERAVREDQALLYRLSGDYNPLHADPEFAKLAGFDRPILHGLCTYGITLKAVVDTLLDGDVTRVRSYATRFAGVVFPGETLRIRLWRGEGEVRVAVGAVERDDAPVLADTVVAHS is encoded by the coding sequence ATGCCCATCGACGCAGCCAAGGCGCTCGCCGCCGAACCCCGGACCGGCGAGATCTCCTGGGACCACAAGGACGTCCAGCTCTACCACCTCGGCATCGGCGCGGGCGTCCCCGCCACCGACCCCGACGAACTGCGCTACACGCTGGAGTCCCGGCTGCACGTCCTGCCCAGCTTCGCCACCGTGGCCGGTTCCGGCTCGCCCGGAGTGATCAGCGGACTGTCCATGCCCGGCGTCGACGTCGATCTCGCCCGGGTCCTGCACGGCGGACAGCGGCTGGAGATCCACCGTCCGCTGCCGGTGCGCGGCCGCGCGACCGCCACCGGCCGGATCGCCGCTGTGTACGACAAGGGCAAGGCGGCCGTGCTCGTCATGCGCACCGAGGTCGCCGACGCGGACGGGCCGCTGTGGACCAACGACGCCCAGATCTTCGTACGAGGAGAAGGCGGCTGGGGCGGCGACCGGGGGCCGTCCGCCCGTCTCGAACCGCCCGTCGGCGCGCCCGACAAGGTCGTCGAACGCGCGGTCCGCGAGGACCAGGCCCTCCTCTACCGCCTCTCCGGCGACTACAACCCGCTGCACGCCGACCCCGAGTTCGCCAAGCTCGCCGGGTTCGACCGGCCCATCCTGCACGGCCTGTGCACCTACGGGATCACCCTCAAGGCGGTCGTGGACACGCTGCTCGACGGGGACGTCACCCGGGTGCGGTCGTACGCCACCCGCTTCGCCGGGGTCGTGTTCCCCGGCGAGACCCTGCGCATCCGGCTGTGGCGGGGGGAGGGCGAGGTGCGGGTCGCCGTGGGCGCGGTCGAGCGCGACGACGCGCCCGTCCTCGCCGACACGGTCGTCGCACACTCCTGA